TGGCTGCAGATGTAAATTATTCAGTCTTACACATATCCTGCTTGATCAAGAAAATCTGCTTAATTTCCTGTTCGTTATGCATTGATTtacatccaaaaatatttttgcatcCAATTCTTTAGAAATATGGTTTTGAGGAGAGGAATAATGAATTAATTCCTGGATACTTGACCCTTTGACAAGAATGGTACGGTAAATATGAGCCACTTGTAGGGACGGATCGATGTGCTTTATTTCCAAATTCAGAGTAGTTTAATTGCTAGCATTCATCATATGGTGAtagcttattttttataacacttGTATGGGATGGATTGATGTTGCTAAATCAATGGATCATACTTAATTCCCAACACCAtgttgggctttgcctatttcttgattacctatgaataaaacttcttgattacctatcaaaaaaaaaatcccaacaccATGTTGGCATCAGTGCAGGCTTCGCCTGTTTTGCTAATTAGTATTTTGAATCTTGCCAAATTAGAGTTTGAATGTATACTTACCAAGTGTAGATTACATTTTGGTTGTTTAATGCAAATCCATAGATTTGAATGATTAGTGGAGCTTGTTGTGataacaagaatcatttccacTAAACCTTAGGTCTGGACTTTAAGCTAGATGGTCTCATTGGCTGAAGTAAAAGAAACTGGATAGGACATCGCACTAGTTCATAGTCATGAAAAGGTTTATTATCTTAGCCGATCGACTAAGATTTTCTGACTGTCCCGACTGCCTCTTCTCAGAAAAGCGAGCTAAGTTTTATCCTTACTGTTCTGATATATTGTTTGGTGTCATCTAATTTTTCCTTCCATGAACCCTTCTGTAAAGAGCACCTGTCCCACTCAGTCATCGACTTCTATGCCTCCTTATCGTTTTGTTATTGTGTAGATGACAAAGTGACCGTTCTGGAGTCAGAGAAACGGGCTTGGGAGACTTCACCAGAATCTCAGGCAATCAGAGAAGCTCTCAATCCTTGGAGAAATCATGATACACAAGCAAGAAAAGATTCCTAGCTCTACGTCGCTGCAATTTGCTTCCTGTATGGTTTATTTCTTTGATGGTCTAGTGGGATGTTGGTATGGAAACTTTGTTTCAGAGAACCatgaattttgttgttttgagGAGCAATGCATCAGTTCACAAAATAGAACTCACTGGTCTGTATGGCTTCAAATTTTGTTGGTTGATCACCAGTGCTTCAACTATCACCATGATACGGAAAGTTCTGAAGTAGCCTTAGTAGTATTAAGGCCTACGAAGTTTGTTATTTGCTTCAATTTCAGGCCCACATTACAGCCAATATCAGTTCATGTGCTTTTAATATGTACTTTCAAGTTTTTTACTCCAACTTTTGAAAGTGATCAAATCACTCCTTTCCCCCCTTATTATATTAGTAAATCGTTACCTCATATCAACATCAATAGCCTTTCAACACGTGTCACTTGATCATGTGCATGAGACGCATAAATATTTAAACCTTGTTTTCTTGTAAGATATTCAATTTTGTTCTTTGTATGGGCTTGGCTAACTTACATTTATATGATGACAATACTATCAAAGAATGATAAATTGGGGTTGCtttaatttgtacatttttggaAAAGCGAGCTGCTGGATCACCTCATAAGTTTTCTTATGACATGATCTCCAGCGCCTCTCTTGTTTGTCCAAGTATGTTGAATACTGTTGCTGCAATATGCGATGGTGTGAGGCCAGCTTCAGCCAATTGGTCAGCAGGCGATCCATGGTCAATGTACCGATCAGGCAGAACCAGAGGTCTCCACTGCAAAGGTGTTATTTAGAGCACAAATTCAGTTATCAGAAACTGAGTCCATCACTAGTGAGCCAATAGAAATATCATAACTTTGGTGTTCCTATCTAATTTTAATCATGGCAGAGTTCTACAAATTAGTTTAAATTCATACCTTTAGTTTTCCGTCAAGAAGGCCATCAAGGGCCATGAACTGAGCAACATGAGACCCAAATCCTCCAATTGATCCTTCTTCAACTGTAATCAAGACCTCGTGTGATTTTGCAAGGCTGCGTATAAGGGCATGATCCAATGGCTTGCAAAAGCGTGCGTCTGCAACTGTTAGCCTTAAGCCATGGGATCGCACTAAAGATGCCGCAGCCAAACAGCTCTGAACTACTGTTCCATAGCCCAAGAGGGCCACTCTCTCCCCTTCTATCAGTGTTTTGCCTTTTCCAACCTATTAGAAAAGTGCCAACATTTCAAATCTGTTTAAATGTGCATTGAGGTATTTCTTCACTATCGAGACAGCAAAAGACTCGGTTGAAAGTACCTCAATAGGAATGCCTTTATTCCCCGGCGGTAGCTGAACACCAATCCCATTCCCCCTTGGGTAGCGAAAACAACTGGGCCGGTCATCTATTGCTGCAGCAGTCGCAACCATGTGAAACAGCTCTGCCTCGTCAGAAGGAGCCATGACCACCATATTGGGGAGGCAGGCCATGAAGGTGACATCAAAAGACCCACAATGTGTGGGACCATCCGCTCCAACCAATCCAGCTCTGTCCATTGCAAATCTCACTGGCAACTTCTGCAGATCCACATCATGTACTACCTGTATAGGATTCCACAGCATGAAGTTTTTACTATCTAATCAGGAGTCATTCCaagtttacaattatagaatattatcatatcaaGTTCTCAACTGAGCAATATAAGGAGAAAGTTTTAAGTGTCCAGGCTTGCCTGGTCATAAGCCCTCTGCATGAAAGATGAGTAAATTACACAGAACGGTTTAAGACCCTCACAGGCCAGACCTGCAGCAAAAGTAACAGCATGCTGTTCGGCTATCCCAACATCAAAGCATCTTGTTGGGAAACGACGAAGGAAAAGATTCATGCCTGTTCCGCCTCCCATTGCAGCATGGATTGCAACAATATCTTTGTCCACTTCTGCTTCTGCAATCAAAGCTTCTGCAAAGTATGTAGTGTAAGACTGTGTAAGAGCCTTGGCTTTGAATTGCTTTCCAGTTGCTGGATCAAATTTAGCCACTCCTGTAAAGAGAAATGTAGTATATTTATCACTAAGCAAGAAAAATTAATCATAACTCACTCGTCTGACTATATTCATGACAGCTCTTTTACATGGCTTTTAAAGGATGTCAATTTGGCTTGCATATTATTTGGAATAAACAGCTGTGTTTTAAAAGTCTCTTTATATTTCTGTTTGcaaagacttttttttataacaggTAAGAaatcaaattcacaaatttGTGCACTCGTGCTAAGAAAATCCCCAGTGTACATAATTCCCATGAAAAATACCAAGAGACACCCCCCCCATTTTCATAGTTTTTGATTCACAACACATCGATTTGTGTTCTGTATTTACCATGATACTTGTCTGCTGCTTTCTCTGCATATGGGTATCCCCGGCCTTTCTCAGTGACAACATGAATCAGAACTGGACCTGTTGTTTTGGTACTTTTGACCTCTTTGAGAATGGCAGTAAGATCATCGATGTTGTGGCCATCAACAGgacctatataatataatcCAAGCTCTTCAAATAGAGTTGATCCAGAACCACTGATCATCCCACGAGCATATTCATCAACTTTAGCAGCCAGTTCATGCATTGGACCACCAATTTGTTTTGTAACTCCCTGCAACAATCTCAGTCAGAATGAAGGAATCTCAATTTCGATCAGATTTTAGaattgatattttcttcttctgttgCATACCTTGGCAACCTCTCTTAATTCTCTAAGGGGCCTGTTAGATTGCAACCTACTGAGAGCACTGCTCAAAGCTCCTACAGGTGGTATGGGCCCATCTAGAGTAGCCGTAGGTAAAGAAACCTGTTTATTGTCATTGAGGATAACAATCATGTCAGAATCAAGGTACCCAGCGTTGTTCATGGCTTCATAAGCTTGCCCCGCCGTCATGGCACCATCACCTATAACAGCAACTACATTATTCTTCCTTCCCTTTAGATCCCTCCCTACAGCCATGCCTGTTTGCCCAATGACATCCAAGGGTTAAACAACAAAGAGAATCAACACTTTATGCTTCATGAAACTCAACTGAGATTGAGAGATTAATAAGCCATTGACAATCAATTGAATTGTATTTTCAAGGAACGGTTAGGTTGATATTATGACAAAAGTTAGCATGTTCTGTGGAGAATATGTGCATTGTTTGAATGTGTTCAATGAAGGTGTGTAAATCAATCAGCATATCACTAATTACCATATGAACAAAGCCACCTTCCTTCTTTTTGAAGAATCATAGAATTGTTGTCACATCGTATCATGGGTCTTATGCAGTAAATGCAATTGTTAAAAGAAGTTTAGAGCTTGATTGGAGCAGAGCAGAGAATTACCAAGTCCTGCTGAGATGGTGGTAGAGCTGTGACCGGTGCCAAAGCAATCAAATTCACTCTCTGAGCGCTTTGTGAACCCTGATAACCCATTTGTCTGCCTTATAGTGTGCATCTTATCTCTTCTCCCGGTCAGGATCTTGTGTGGGTAAGACTGAAAACCCATAGAAAATACATTcagattgaaaaaaattatcctattcatatttttatgttttgctaGTAGGACAAATCTCACAAGAAACAAACGCTATACAACAAAAGATAAACCCCAGGAAGGTGAGATTAGGACCTGATGACCAACATCCCATAATATCTTGTCTTGAGGGGCATTAAAGACGTAATGGAGAGCCACAGTGAGCTCAACAACACCCAGGCTCGAGCCTAGGTGGCCTCCAGTTTTGGAAACATTAAAGATGACATCGGACCGGATTTCATCAGCAAGTTGTTTCAGCTCCTGCATGAAGGCTTCGTATGAAGATTTGGAGAGAGAAACTCTATACTAGCATGGGAAGTTCCTCTTGAAACGAAATTATAGAAGACGTATGCTTAAGTTATACCTTTATTGATAGATTCTTCATGTGGATTGGATAATTTATGGTGTCCAAGAGAGGCGTCGGTGGTCTCTGTGAATGATACTCCCCCATCTCCGATAGTGAGGCACACGCCCCACCTGATCTTTTCCTGACCTGTACCGAGTGAGAAAAAATTAAGGTTTCATTCAAcaagtttatgttattttgaaaacttggaaaaaaaattagcaaaatCAAATCGAacggaagagagagaaaattttattCTGGTGAGCTCTTCTAGATCATAACCTTACCCACAAAACATTACTACAGTTTGACCAAccttaaaagaagaagaacaagaagaaaaactcaACTATTTCACAAAATGAACAAGACCCATTTTTCCGAACTCAGTTCGGCAGCATGGGTATTCTGCCATATACGTAGTGAGTATGCTTTACCGAAAAACAACATACAAACATAAATTCATACCTGATTGAGCTTGTGCTGAGATGGGCACAGCAGATTTGTTCCCCCCCAGGTTAAAAAGTGACTTGAGAAGGAAGAAGACTTGAGAGCATCAGAAGCGGTTGCCCAGTTCACATGGGCAGGAAATGAGAATGCAGAGAGAGCCATTGCAACTACAACAAGAACGAAAATACAGAAAAGAACACAG
This window of the Juglans regia cultivar Chandler chromosome 12, Walnut 2.0, whole genome shotgun sequence genome carries:
- the LOC109005936 gene encoding probable 1-deoxy-D-xylulose-5-phosphate synthase, chloroplastic — translated: MALSAFSFPAHVNWATASDALKSSSFSSHFLTWGGTNLLCPSQHKLNQVRKRSGGACASLSEMGEYHSQRPPTPLLDTINYPIHMKNLSIKELKQLADEIRSDVIFNVSKTGGHLGSSLGVVELTVALHYVFNAPQDKILWDVGHQSYPHKILTGRRDKMHTIRQTNGLSGFTKRSESEFDCFGTGHSSTTISAGLGMAVGRDLKGRKNNVVAVIGDGAMTAGQAYEAMNNAGYLDSDMIVILNDNKQVSLPTATLDGPIPPVGALSSALSRLQSNRPLRELREVAKGVTKQIGGPMHELAAKVDEYARGMISGSGSTLFEELGLYYIGPVDGHNIDDLTAILKEVKSTKTTGPVLIHVVTEKGRGYPYAEKAADKYHGVAKFDPATGKQFKAKALTQSYTTYFAEALIAEAEVDKDIVAIHAAMGGGTGMNLFLRRFPTRCFDVGIAEQHAVTFAAGLACEGLKPFCVIYSSFMQRAYDQVVHDVDLQKLPVRFAMDRAGLVGADGPTHCGSFDVTFMACLPNMVVMAPSDEAELFHMVATAAAIDDRPSCFRYPRGNGIGVQLPPGNKGIPIEVGKGKTLIEGERVALLGYGTVVQSCLAAASLVRSHGLRLTVADARFCKPLDHALIRSLAKSHEVLITVEEGSIGGFGSHVAQFMALDGLLDGKLKWRPLVLPDRYIDHGSPADQLAEAGLTPSHIAATVFNILGQTREALEIMS